CGCTTATCGCAACGGCGCGGCGGCGGCCGTCGTAACCCGCTCGGCGAACGCAGGATCAGGCCTCTCCCCAATCGCGTTGCGAAAGAATCCCCTGCCGCAGCGCGAGCCGGACCAGTTCGATATCGGAGCCGACACCGAGCTTGGTCTTAATCAGATAGTGGAGATTGGCGACCGTCTTGGGGCTGATATGGAGCATATCGGCGATCTCGTCGCTGGTCCGCTCGGCGAGCAGCATGCGCAGCACCTCGAACTCCCTTGGCGACAGCACGTCGGCCGCGACAACGTCACCGGCAAGCCGGCTCAGCGCCAACTCGTGGTCGATATCCGGGCTGATGGCGATCCGTCCGGCCAGCACATCCATGGCGGCCTGCACCAGCGTCTCGGGCGGACTGGTCTTGGTGACGTAACCGCGCGCACCGGCGCGGATCGCCTGCACGGCGAAGGCCGCATTCTGGTGCATGGTGAAGACCAGGACTTGGGCATTGCGATCCCATTGCCGGATGCGCCTGATCGCTTCGATGCCGCCGATCCCGGGCATCGCGAGATCCATGATGACAAGGTCGGGCTTGATCTCCTTGAACAGCCGATACGCCTCGGCGCCGTCGGCGGCCTCCGCGACGACCCGCAATCCCGGTTGCTTCTGCAGCACGGCGCGATAGCCCTCGCGGACGACGGCGTGGTCGTCGACCAGCATGACCGTCGCGACCGTATCCTTCACGCCGCATGCTCCGTCACCACATTGCCGACGACAGGCCGATCCGTCGTCACCACGGCCGGGATCACGGCGCGTAGGACGGAGCCGCCGCCCTGCCGCGCGGCGAAGTTGAGCCTGCCGCCGAGCGCGGCCACGCGCTCGCGCATGCCAAGCAGACCCAGGCCAGATCCGGCCGGACGATCGCACGATTGACCGTCATCCTCCACGATCAGCTCGATATCCCCACGCATGCTGACGCCGGAGCCGTCCTGCAGATCGCGCATCGCGATCGCGAGGCTGATCCGGCTTGCTCCGGCATGCTTGGCCGCGTTGGTGATCGCCTCCTGTGCGATGCGATAGAGGTTGGCCGCCAACTCGGCCGGCAAGGCATCGCAGATGCCGGACAGGCTGATCTCGAACCGGGTCTGCCCGCGGCTGCGGCTGTTCCATCCGGCGATCAGGCCTTCCAGACTTGCGGTGAGGCCTAGCTGCTCGACATCGGGCGGCCGCAACCGGAACAGCGCGCCACGCAATCGCTCCATCATGTCGGCCGCTGTCCGCGCGATGCCGTCGCATTCGGGCAGAATGGCCGGGCAGTCCTGCGCCGCGCTCTGCCGGGCCGATGCCGCGAGCGCCCGGATCGCGGCCAGCGACTGCCCGAATTCGTCGTGAAGCTCGCGCGCAAGGTGCAGGCGCTCGTCATCCTGCAGGGCGATCAAGCGGCGGGTTAGTTCGTTGCGTTCGGCGAGCGTGGTGCCGAGGCGCTCGGCGAGATGGTTGAAGACGTCGCGGATGGC
The DNA window shown above is from Bradyrhizobium sp. ISRA464 and carries:
- a CDS encoding response regulator transcription factor; the protein is MLVDDHAVVREGYRAVLQKQPGLRVVAEAADGAEAYRLFKEIKPDLVIMDLAMPGIGGIEAIRRIRQWDRNAQVLVFTMHQNAAFAVQAIRAGARGYVTKTSPPETLVQAAMDVLAGRIAISPDIDHELALSRLAGDVVAADVLSPREFEVLRMLLAERTSDEIADMLHISPKTVANLHYLIKTKLGVGSDIELVRLALRQGILSQRDWGEA
- a CDS encoding histidine kinase translates to MQMFPRSDLKLRLTLRVIAASAFCFAAISAFFLVDGDRSVHARLDMIASITARTLELQQNKVQWINQPRSSFPDLQEVAGSVMTPGLCIAYRDRNGAMVQRVCGGPRGEAADAPYAFAMFYRKLFDPGRETIGPVFLRGSRVGDVVVSVDPATLASEAWQGAGRVMAALALALPLLGALVYMALARALRPTGLIRDGLERITTGDLAARLPPFDLAELSAIRDVFNHLAERLGTTLAERNELTRRLIALQDDERLHLARELHDEFGQSLAAIRALAASARQSAAQDCPAILPECDGIARTAADMMERLRGALFRLRPPDVEQLGLTASLEGLIAGWNSRSRGQTRFEISLSGICDALPAELAANLYRIAQEAITNAAKHAGASRISLAIAMRDLQDGSGVSMRGDIELIVEDDGQSCDRPAGSGLGLLGMRERVAALGGRLNFAARQGGGSVLRAVIPAVVTTDRPVVGNVVTEHAA